A section of the Roseivirga sp. BDSF3-8 genome encodes:
- a CDS encoding L-lactate permease has protein sequence MDTLFSSLSLLPIIILLVVSLLRGVRFGVYAGLALTIVLFFVWESHLIALPAALVAALVDTISILMIVFGALFLHQHMEQTGFITRIKASLATVHHHPGFQFYFLAFFLTAFFESVAGFGTPGAIVPLLLISMGFSPILSIVVVLLIDGLFAITGAIGTPVTAGLAGPLDLSPQQVSHIYLYAAGFMILSGCITLSFIRHFVKNERPAAAGTHGWKLFFALAIPFAGLSYFLQELTGVIASAIMGALSYFFLFTNRKIDWQPWLPYALLLVLLLLPKLFAPLASFIALPLSFHEIFSSSVSASLQPLKSPLLPFILASFMALWLGKSHKINLKPVLKKTSAVFLVLFPSLAITRLMLASGNPGTPSMVESMSLLFARTGDLYPLLSPFIGVMGTFITGSTTVSNIIFGPVQFTAAQNLGLTHELILAMQLNGASLGNAICLFNIIAAAAVAGVENYSAVLNKNILPVLCAALATSLTGIALITLL, from the coding sequence ATGGACACCCTGTTTTCAAGCCTTTCATTACTCCCTATTATTATCCTCCTGGTTGTAAGCCTGCTCCGCGGAGTCAGATTTGGCGTATATGCCGGCCTGGCCCTTACCATTGTACTCTTCTTTGTGTGGGAAAGCCACCTCATAGCCCTACCCGCCGCCCTCGTGGCCGCACTTGTAGACACCATCTCCATACTCATGATCGTATTTGGAGCCCTGTTTCTTCACCAGCATATGGAGCAGACCGGTTTCATAACCAGAATTAAGGCCTCACTGGCTACCGTCCACCACCACCCGGGCTTTCAGTTCTATTTCCTCGCTTTTTTCCTCACCGCCTTTTTCGAAAGCGTCGCCGGCTTCGGTACACCCGGTGCCATTGTGCCACTGCTCCTGATATCCATGGGCTTTTCGCCCATCCTGTCCATTGTCGTCGTATTACTAATAGATGGCCTCTTTGCCATCACCGGCGCTATCGGCACACCCGTCACCGCAGGGCTGGCAGGTCCCTTAGACCTCAGCCCGCAACAGGTCAGCCACATATACCTCTATGCGGCCGGCTTTATGATACTGTCAGGCTGTATCACCCTATCCTTTATCCGGCACTTTGTAAAAAATGAACGCCCCGCCGCTGCCGGCACCCATGGCTGGAAGCTGTTTTTCGCTCTTGCCATACCCTTCGCGGGCCTCTCCTATTTTCTTCAGGAGCTTACCGGCGTTATAGCTTCCGCCATTATGGGCGCTTTGTCATACTTTTTCCTGTTCACAAACAGGAAAATAGACTGGCAGCCCTGGCTCCCCTATGCCCTCCTGCTAGTCCTACTGCTGCTGCCAAAACTCTTCGCACCACTAGCCTCCTTTATTGCCCTCCCCCTCTCCTTCCACGAAATATTTTCCTCCTCTGTAAGTGCCTCACTCCAGCCCCTCAAGTCACCCCTCCTCCCCTTCATACTTGCCTCTTTCATGGCCCTCTGGCTAGGCAAAAGCCACAAAATCAACCTCAAGCCCGTATTGAAAAAAACCTCCGCCGTATTTCTCGTGCTCTTCCCTTCCCTCGCCATCACCCGGCTCATGCTAGCCAGCGGCAACCCCGGTACACCCTCCATGGTAGAATCTATGTCCCTATTATTCGCCCGCACAGGCGACCTATACCCCCTCCTAAGCCCCTTTATCGGCGTAATGGGCACATTCATTACGGGCAGCACCACCGTATCCAACATCATCTTTGGGCCCGTTCAGTTCACTGCTGCCCAAAACCTTGGCCTAACCCATGAGCTTATCCTCGCCATGCAGCTAAACGGCGCCTCACTCGGTAATGCCATTTGCCTTTTTAATATCATTGCCGCTGCCGCCGTGGCCGGTGTAGAAAATTATTCAGCCGTGCTCAATAAAAACATCCTCCCCGTCCTATGCGCCGCCCTGGCCACCTCCCTCACAGGCATAGCCCTCATTACTCTCTTATAA
- a CDS encoding DUF4846 domain-containing protein, translating into MKATFPVIFSTLLASAGALYFPACQMAVQANERPSPSSTVQSRYTPPAGYERIPLDKLSFGHYLRTLPLKPEGSQVHYYDGDTKYHRGVYDAVVDMELDPRDLQQCADAVMRLRGEYLYSQNRYDQIHFNFLSDGKPRHFLTHSGGDTSYPAFRKYMRHIFAYANTSSLHDELQPVANSQDVMPGDVFIQKGKPYGHAVIVLDVVQNEAGHKKMLLAQSYMPAQDTQVLINPSANNPTCWYPVQEGKLITPEWRFHSSDLRRFR; encoded by the coding sequence ATGAAAGCGACTTTTCCGGTTATTTTCTCTACTCTCCTGGCCTCCGCAGGAGCCCTTTACTTCCCCGCCTGCCAGATGGCCGTACAGGCAAACGAAAGGCCCTCCCCCTCCTCCACCGTACAGAGTCGGTATACCCCCCCGGCAGGCTATGAGCGTATACCGCTGGACAAGCTCAGCTTTGGCCACTACCTGCGTACCCTGCCGCTTAAACCCGAAGGCAGCCAGGTCCACTACTACGACGGCGACACCAAATACCACCGCGGCGTATATGATGCCGTGGTAGATATGGAACTCGACCCGCGCGACCTGCAGCAGTGCGCCGATGCAGTCATGCGGCTGCGCGGTGAGTACCTCTACAGCCAGAACCGCTATGACCAGATCCATTTTAATTTCCTCTCAGACGGTAAGCCCCGTCACTTCCTTACCCACTCCGGTGGTGATACCTCCTACCCCGCCTTCAGAAAATACATGCGCCACATATTTGCCTACGCCAATACCTCCAGCCTGCACGATGAGCTACAGCCCGTTGCAAATAGTCAGGATGTGATGCCAGGTGACGTATTCATTCAGAAAGGTAAGCCCTACGGCCACGCCGTTATCGTGCTCGATGTGGTGCAAAATGAAGCGGGCCATAAAAAAATGCTGCTCGCCCAAAGCTACATGCCCGCCCAGGATACCCAGGTACTCATAAACCCCTCTGCCAATAACCCCACCTGCTGGTACCCCGTACAGGAAGGCAAGCTCATTACACCCGAGTGGCGCTTCCACAGCAGCGACCTTAGACGGTTCAGATAA
- a CDS encoding DUF2237 family protein, whose amino-acid sequence MSENGYARNILGQRLELCCTAPMTGFYRNGYCLTGPRDRGTHVVCAIMTEAFLSYTRSRGNDLSTPMPAYDFPGLKPGDKWCLCVSRWKEAHQAGAAPPIIAESTHINALEVVDKETLLQYLA is encoded by the coding sequence ATGTCAGAAAACGGCTATGCCCGCAACATCCTCGGTCAGCGACTAGAGCTATGCTGTACAGCCCCTATGACCGGCTTTTACCGCAATGGCTACTGCCTCACCGGCCCCCGGGATCGTGGCACTCATGTAGTCTGTGCCATCATGACCGAAGCCTTTCTCTCCTACACCAGGAGCCGGGGCAATGACCTCAGCACCCCCATGCCCGCCTATGATTTTCCCGGCCTCAAGCCTGGCGATAAATGGTGTCTTTGCGTTAGCCGCTGGAAAGAAGCCCATCAGGCAGGGGCCGCCCCTCCCATCATCGCTGAAAGCACCCACATCAATGCACTGGAAGTTGTAGACAAAGAAACCCTTCTGCAGTACCTAGCGTAG
- a CDS encoding amidohydrolase — translation MKRTTLLAIALLIVMPIIPGLTQAQDLKKKAEPLIEDVEEEMIRWRRHLHEHPELSNREEETAAYIADRLREMGIDVQENIARHGVVGTLKGGKPGRVVGLRADIDALPVKEMTDVPFKSTAVAEFNGQETGVMHACGHDAHMAILLATAKVLSEMKKDIPGTVVFVFQPAEEGPPPGEEGGASLMIKEGLLDGPDAPEVMFGLHVWPEPPGQLSYRSEGTMAASDRLVIKITGKQTHGSSPWAGIDPVIVAGQVMEAVQMIPSRQLDVTKAPAVVSIGRINGGIRFNIIPDEVEMQGTIRTFDSEMREDLLMRIRRTAEKTAEAAGATAEVSIQNMAPVTYNDPALVQHMLPTLEWAANENQVTETPLIMGAEDFAFFQEKIPGFYFFLGVNKEGADKNTVPRNHSPYFYVNEDALLTGVRAMTGMALDYLKSQDY, via the coding sequence ATGAAGAGAACAACCCTACTGGCCATAGCCCTGCTCATAGTGATGCCCATAATCCCAGGCCTCACACAGGCGCAGGACCTTAAAAAGAAAGCCGAACCCCTTATCGAAGACGTGGAAGAGGAAATGATCCGCTGGCGCAGGCACCTGCACGAGCACCCCGAGCTCAGCAACCGGGAGGAAGAAACCGCCGCCTATATAGCCGATCGGCTCAGGGAAATGGGCATAGACGTACAGGAAAACATCGCCCGCCATGGCGTGGTAGGCACCCTGAAAGGCGGCAAACCCGGCCGCGTGGTAGGCCTGCGGGCAGACATTGACGCCCTGCCCGTAAAGGAAATGACCGACGTGCCCTTTAAGTCTACTGCCGTAGCCGAGTTCAACGGACAGGAGACCGGCGTCATGCACGCCTGCGGGCACGATGCACACATGGCCATACTCCTCGCCACGGCCAAGGTGCTTTCAGAAATGAAAAAAGACATACCCGGTACCGTTGTATTCGTGTTCCAGCCTGCCGAGGAAGGTCCCCCTCCCGGTGAGGAAGGCGGCGCCAGCCTCATGATCAAAGAAGGGCTTCTTGATGGCCCCGATGCCCCCGAGGTCATGTTTGGCCTGCACGTATGGCCCGAACCCCCCGGACAGCTTTCCTACCGCAGCGAAGGCACCATGGCCGCCAGTGACCGACTCGTCATTAAGATTACAGGTAAGCAGACCCACGGCAGTTCTCCCTGGGCTGGCATAGACCCCGTCATAGTAGCCGGACAGGTCATGGAAGCGGTGCAGATGATCCCCAGCCGCCAACTCGATGTCACCAAAGCCCCCGCCGTAGTCTCCATTGGTAGAATAAATGGCGGTATCCGCTTCAACATCATACCCGATGAGGTAGAAATGCAGGGCACCATACGCACCTTCGACAGCGAAATGCGCGAAGACCTGCTCATGCGCATACGCCGCACCGCCGAGAAAACCGCCGAAGCCGCCGGTGCTACCGCAGAGGTAAGCATACAAAACATGGCCCCTGTCACCTACAACGACCCCGCCCTGGTACAGCACATGCTGCCAACCCTTGAGTGGGCCGCGAATGAAAATCAGGTTACCGAAACACCCCTCATCATGGGCGCCGAAGATTTCGCCTTCTTCCAGGAGAAGATCCCCGGCTTCTACTTCTTCCTCGGCGTAAACAAGGAAGGGGCAGACAAGAATACAGTGCCGCGCAACCATTCGCCCTACTTCTATGTCAATGAAGATGCCCTCCTCACCGGTGTCCGCGCCATGACCGGCATGGCCCTCGACTACCTCAAAAGCCAGGATTACTGA